In a single window of the Spodoptera frugiperda isolate SF20-4 chromosome 19, AGI-APGP_CSIRO_Sfru_2.0, whole genome shotgun sequence genome:
- the LOC118281177 gene encoding uncharacterized transmembrane protein DDB_G0289901-like isoform X41 has protein sequence MGGVKIILFIGLLSILSANAGKPKKYDNKRIHIQADNSAYTQSGVAMEAAVTDEDGTKGQRYQRDHGNYQYTNKEVTIDPKYIEKRSNDYESTNDNENIGEYSTSADGKHSKSADVYRGKYNSKGKNKYSFVGDDGTEIENEDFNEDESESETKTTTATDTVPVKKPHPAFDTQHTHLMPMQVQVPDGTEKSKWKIVSEKFIENGQPCIIMKMIAMDPDDEETRTTSTTSTNYKSRHSSNSISTYKSGNHPTDQPADGVNGNGPIVIPINNSGASQITIIGGRTSTNFGSGTTTTSATNSPGRNSYVTASNYNNGGTSSGHVITIEEPNQPRDDAAIGRKGSPSSNDANDTGSPGPGQSDAAIERKGGSPSSNDSNDTGSPGPVQSDAPKDGTSTDAGEKGKRRKIKDDKGGSSMVAGDSNGSGANSGPRGSGAASGGNAVAGGTTTGNGGGSSSVAGASTDSAANSGPGGSGAASGGNAVAGGTTTGNGGGSSSVAGASTDSAANSGPGGSGAASGGNAVAGSTTTGNGGGSTSVAGVSTDSAANSGPGGSGAASGGNAVAGGTTTGNGGSSTSVAGASTDSAAHSGPRGSGAASGGNAVSGGTTTGNGGGSTSVAGVSTDSAANSGPKGSGAASGGNAVAGSTTTGNGGGSTSVAGASTDSAANSGPGGSGAASGGNAVAGSTTTGNGGGSTSVAGASTNSAANSGPGGSGASSGGSVVVGSIVIPVPPTKVKGKKHKRKTVKVGGGNPITVASASSTAASHIGPKGMGAVSAGSVVVGSISTLPVVTIVKGKKGKREVIHVDKGSSTTVGSSSSTSAVHTGPKGSRDDIHDETNFSGDGNTDDENSSLEGDNSSQGDGYTTHECNEPDEDTDDGNSGSEDGGNSSEDGNIGSGDGGTTHECNEPDEDTDEGNTGSGDGGTTHECNEPDEDTDDGNSGSGDGGTTHECNEPDEDTDDGNSGSGDGGTTHECNEPDEDTDDGNSGSGDGGNSSEDGNIGSGDGGTTHECNEPDEDTDDGNSGSGDGGTTHECNEPDEDTDEGNTGSGDGYTTHECNEPDEDTDDGNSGSGDGGNSSEDENTGSGDGGTTHECNEPDEDTDDGNSGSGDGGNSSEDGNIGSGDGDTTHECNEPDEDTDDGNSGSGDGGNSSEDGNIGSGDGGTTHECNEPDEDTDDGNSGSGDGGTTHECNEPDEDTDDGNSGSGDGGNSSEDGNIGSGDGGTTHECNEPDEDTDEGNIGSEDGGTTHECNEPDEDTDDGNSGSGDGGTTHECNEPDEDTDDGNSGSGDGGTTHECNEPDEDTDDGNSGSGDGGTTHECNEPDEDTDDGNSGSGDGGTTHECNEPDEDTDDGNSGSGDGGTTHECNEPDEDTDEGSSGSGDNNTTDESKETGTKPGHKKHHRHHRRHKDSAEYDVGKGWDDSTDGSPDHHHHHHRRHVIVSPWKCKGKICFCFRRFKYVPKFLRDLVL, from the exons ATGGGAGGTGTCAAGATTATTCTGTTCATCGGCTTACTCAGT atctTGAGTGCAAACGCCGGAAAAC caaaaaaatatgacaacaaACGCATCCATATACAAGCCGACAACAGCGCTTACACACAAAGCGGGGTAGCTATGGAAGCAGCTGTTACTGATGAAGACGGCACAAAGGGACAAAGATACCAACGAGACCACGGCAACTACCAATACACGAACAAAGAAGTGACTATCGACCCAAAATATATCGAAAAGAGATCAAACGACTACGAATCCACAAACGACAATGAAAATATTGGAGAATACAGCACCAGTGCTGATGGTAAACATAGTAAATCTGCTGATGTATACAGAGGGAAATATAATAGTAAAGGGAAGAATAAGTATAGCTTTGTTGGAGATGATGGGACAGAGATAGAAAACGAAGATTTTAATGAAGATGAATCGGAATCCGAGACTAAAACTACGACGGCTACTGACACGGTTCCTGTTAAAAAACCTCACCCTGCTTTCGATA CGCAACACACCCATCTCATGCCAATGCAGGTTCAAGTACCCG ATGGTACAGAGAAATCGAAATGGAAGATTGTATCAgaaaaattcatagaaaacggCCAACCTTGCATTATAATGAAAATGATTGCGATGG atcCTGATGATGAAGAAACTAGGACGACATCTACAACATCTACCAATTACAAATCACGTCATTCTTCTAACAGTATTTCGACATACA AAAGTGGCAACCATCCGACGGATCAGCCCGCTGACGGTGTCAATGGAAATGGACCTATTGTTATTCCGATAAATAACTCAG GTGCAtcacaaataacaataataggCGGCAGAACATCAACAAACTTTGGTTCCGGTACTACAACGACATCAGCTACCAATAGCCCTGGTAGAAACAGCTATGTAACAGCCAGCAATTACAACAACGGGGGGACTTCCTCAGGACACGTCATCACTATAGAAGAACCCAATCAACCACGTGAT GATGCTGCTATAGGAAGGAAAGGAAGCCCAAGTTCCAATGATGCAAATGATACAGGAAGTCCAGGACCTGGACAATCAGATGCTGCTATAGAAAGGAAAGGAGGAAGCCCAAGTTCCAATGATTCAAATGATACAGGAAGTCCAGGACCTGTACAATCAGATGCTCCAAAAGATGGTACTTCTACAGATGCTGGTGAAAAAGGCAAAAGAAGGAAGATAAAAGATGATAAAGGCGGTTCAAGCATGGTTGCTGGAGATAGCAACGGTAGCGGAGCTAATTCGGGTCCTAGAGGTTCAGGAGCTGCGTCCGGCGGCAATGCGGTCGCAGGTGGTACTACCACTGGAAACGGAGGAGGCTCCAGTTCTGTTGCTGGAGCTAGCACAGACAGTGCAGCTAATTCGGGTCCTGGAGGTTCTGGTGCTGCGTCCGGCGGCAATGCGGTCGCAGGTGGTACCACCACTGGAAACGGAGGAGGCTCCAGTTCTGTTGCTGGAGCTAGCACAGACAGTGCAGCTAATTCGGGTCCTGGAGGTTCAGGAGCTGCGTCCGGCGGCAATGCGGTCGCAGGCAGTACTACCACTGGAAACGGAGGAGGCTCCACTTCTGTTGCCGGAGTTAGCACAGACAGTGCAGCTAATTCGGGTCCTGGAGGTTCAGGAGCTGCGTCCGGCGGCAATGCAGTTGCAGGTGGTACCACCACTGGAAACGGAGGAAGCTCCACTTCAGTTGCTGGAGCTAGCACAGACAGTGCAGCTCATTCGGGTCCTAGAGGTTCAGGAGCTGCGTCCGGCGGCAATGCGGTCTCAGGTGGTACTACCACTGGAAACGGAGGAGGCTCCACTTCTGTTGCTGGAGTTAGCACAGACAGTGCAGCTAATTCGGGTCCTAAAGGTTCTGGTGCTGCGTCCGGCGGCAATGCGGTCGCAGGCAGTACTACCACTGGAAACGGAGGAGGCTCCACTTCTGTTGCCGGAGCTAGCACAGACAGTGCAGCTAATTCGGGTCCTGGAGGTTCAGGAGCTGCGTCCGGCGGCAATGCGGTCGCAGGCAGTACTACCACTGGCAACGGAGGAGGCTCCACTTCTGTTGCTGGGGCTAGCACAAACAGTGCAGCTAATTCGGGTCCTGGAGGTTCAGGAGCATCCTCAGGAGGCAGTGTCGTTGTGGGTAGCATAGTTATCCCGGTTCCACCAACTAAAGTCAAAGGCAAAAAACACAAACGCAAGACAGTAAAAGTCGGCGGAGGTAACCCTATCACTGTTGCTTCTGCAAGTTCAACTGCCGCATCGCATATTGGACCTAAAGGAATGGGCGCTGTTTCAGCTGGTAGTGTCGTTGTGGGCAGTATATCTACATTACCAGTCGTAACTATAGTGAAAGGTAAAAAGGGCAAGCGTGAAGTTATCCATGTCGATAAAGGAAGCTCAACAACTGTCGGTTCATCCAGTTCCACTTCTGCAGTTCACACTGGACCGAAAGGATCCAGGGATGACATTCATGATGAAACTAACTTTTCTGGAGATGGTAACACCGATGATGAAAATTCCAGTCTGGAAGGTGATAATTCCAGTCAGGGAGATGGATATACCACTCACGAATGCAACGAACCAGATGAGGACACCGATGACGGAAATAGCGGCTCCGAAGATGGAGGTAACAGCTCTGAAGATGGAAATATCGGCTCCGGAGATGGAGGTACCACTCACGAATGCAACGAACCAGATGAGGACACCGATGAGGGAAATACCGGCTCCGGAGATGGAGGTACCACTCACGAATGCAACGAACCAGATGAGGACACCGATGATGGAAATAGCGGCTCCGGTGATGGAGGTACCACTCACGAATGCAACGAACCAGATGAGGACACCGATGATGGAAATAGCGGCTCCGGTGATGGAGGTACCACTCACGAATGCAACGAACCAGATGAGGACACCGATGACGGAAATAGCGGCTCCGGTGATGGAGGTAACAGCTCTGAAGATGGAAATATCGGCTCCGGAGATGGAGGTACCACTCACGAATGCAACGAACCAGATGAGGACACCGATGATGGAAATAGCGGCTCCGGTGATGGAGGTACCACTCACGAATGCAACGAACCAGATGAGGACACCGATGAGGGAAATACCGGCTCCGGAGATGGATATACCACTCACGAATGCAACGAACCAGATGAGGACACCGATGATGGAAATAGCGGCTCCGGTGATGGAGGTAACAGCTCTGAAGATGAAAATACCGGCTCCGGAGATGGAGGTACCACTCACGAATGCAACGAACCAGATGAGGACACCGATGATGGAAATAGCGGCTCCGGTGATGGAGGTAACAGCTCTGAAGATGGAAATATCGGCTCCGGAGATGGAGATACCACTCACGAATGCAACGAACCAGATGAGGACACCGATGATGGAAATAGCGGCTCCGGTGATGGAG GTAACAGCTCTGAAGATGGAAATATCGGCTCCGGAGATGGAGGTACCACTCACGAATGCAACGAACCAGATGAGGACACCGATGATGGAAATAGCGGCTCCGGTGATGGAG GTACCACTCACGAATGCAACGAACCAGATGAGGACACCGATGATGGAAATAGCGGCTCCGGTGATGGAG GTAACAGCTCTGAAGATGGAAATATCGGCTCCGGAGATGGAG GTACCACTCACGAATGTAACGAACCAGATGAGGACACCGATGAGGGAAATATCGGCTCCGAAGATGGAGGTACCACTCACGAATGTAACGAACCAGATGAGGACACCGATGATGGAAATAGCGGCTCCGGTGATGGAGGTACCACTCACGAATGCAACGAACCAGATGAGGACACCGATGATGGAAATAGCGGCTCCGGTGATGGAGGTACCACTCACGAATGCAACGAACCAGATGAGGACACCGATGATGGAAATAGCGGCTCCGGTGATGGAGGTACCACTCACGAATGCAACGAACCAGATGAGGACACCGATGATGGAAATAGCGGCTCCGGTGATGGAGGTACCACTCACGAATGCAACGAACCAGATGAGGACACCGATGATGGAAATAGCGGCTCCGGTGATGGAGGTACCACTCACGAATGCAACGAACCTGATGAGGACACCGATGAGGGAAGCTCCGGCTCCGGAGATAATAATACCACTGATGAAAGTAAAGAGACCGGAACAAAACCAGGACATAAGAAGCACCACAGACATCATCGCAGACATAAAGACTCCGCTGAATACGACGTCGGTAAAGGATGGGATGATTCAACGGACGGTAGCcctgatcatcatcatcatcatcataggAGACACGTTATCGTCTCACCTTGGAAATGCAAAGGAAAGATTTGCTTCTGTTTCCGAAGATTTAAATATGTGCCGAAATTTCTTCGCGATTTAGTTTTGTAA
- the LOC118281177 gene encoding uncharacterized transmembrane protein DDB_G0289901-like isoform X30 produces MGGVKIILFIGLLSILSANAGKPKKYDNKRIHIQADNSAYTQSGVAMEAAVTDEDGTKGQRYQRDHGNYQYTNKEVTIDPKYIEKRSNDYESTNDNENIGEYSTSADGKHSKSADVYRGKYNSKGKNKYSFVGDDGTEIENEDFNEDESESETKTTTATDTVPVKKPHPAFDTQHTHLMPMQVQVPDGTEKSKWKIVSEKFIENGQPCIIMKMIAMDPDDEETRTTSTTSTNYKSRHSSNSISTYKSGNHPTDQPADGVNGNGPIVIPINNSGASQITIIGGRTSTNFGSGTTTTSATNSPGRNSYVTASNYNNGGTSSGHVITIEEPNQPRDDAAIGRKGSPSSNDANDTGSPGPGQSDAAIERKGGSPSSNDSNDTGSPGPVQSDAPKDGTSTDAGEKGKRRKIKDDKGGSSMVAGDSNGSGANSGPRGSGAASGGNAVAGGTTTGNGGGSSSVAGASTDSAANSGPGGSGAASGGNAVAGGTTTGNGGGSSSVAGASTDSAANSGPGGSGAASGGNAVAGSTTTGNGGGSTSVAGVSTDSAANSGPGGSGAASGGNAVAGGTTTGNGGSSTSVAGASTDSAAHSGPRGSGAASGGNAVSGGTTTGNGGGSTSVAGVSTDSAANSGPKGSGAASGGNAVAGSTTTGNGGGSTSVAGASTDSAANSGPGGSGAASGGNAVAGSTTTGNGGGSTSVAGASTNSAANSGPGGSGASSGGSVVVGSIVIPVPPTKVKGKKHKRKTVKVGGGNPITVASASSTAASHIGPKGMGAVSAGSVVVGSISTLPVVTIVKGKKGKREVIHVDKGSSTTVGSSSSTSAVHTGPKGSRDDIHDETNFSGDGNTDDENSSLEGDNSSQGDGYTTHECNEPDEDTDDGNSGSEDGGNSSEDGNIGSGDGGTTHECNEPDEDTDEGNTGSGDGGTTHECNEPDEDTDDGNSGSGDGGTTHECNEPDEDTDDGNSGSGDGGTTHECNEPDEDTDDGNSGSGDGGNSSEDGNIGSGDGGTTHECNEPDEDTDDGNSGSGDGGTTHECNEPDEDTDEGNTGSGDGYTTHECNEPDEDTDDGNSGSGDGGNSSEDENTGSGDGGTTHECNEPDEDTDDGNSGSGDGGNSSEDGNIGSGDGDTTHECNEPDEDTDDGNSGSGDGGNSSEDGNIGSGDGGTTHECNEPDEDTDDGNSGSGDGGTTHECNEPDEDTDDGNSGSGDGGNSSEDGNIGSGDGGTTHECNEPDEDTDDGNSGSGDGGNSSEDGNIGSGDGGTTHECNEPDEDTDEGNIGSEDGGTTHECNEPDEDTDDGNSGSGDGGTTHECNEPDEDTDDGNSGSGDGGTTHECNEPDEDTDDGNSGSGDGGTTHECNEPDEDTDDGNSGSGDGGTTHECNEPDEDTDDGNSGSGDGGTTHECNEPDEDTDEGSSGSGDNNTTDESKETGTKPGHKKHHRHHRRHKDSAEYDVGKGWDDSTDGSPDHHHHHHRRHVIVSPWKCKGKICFCFRRFKYVPKFLRDLVL; encoded by the exons ATGGGAGGTGTCAAGATTATTCTGTTCATCGGCTTACTCAGT atctTGAGTGCAAACGCCGGAAAAC caaaaaaatatgacaacaaACGCATCCATATACAAGCCGACAACAGCGCTTACACACAAAGCGGGGTAGCTATGGAAGCAGCTGTTACTGATGAAGACGGCACAAAGGGACAAAGATACCAACGAGACCACGGCAACTACCAATACACGAACAAAGAAGTGACTATCGACCCAAAATATATCGAAAAGAGATCAAACGACTACGAATCCACAAACGACAATGAAAATATTGGAGAATACAGCACCAGTGCTGATGGTAAACATAGTAAATCTGCTGATGTATACAGAGGGAAATATAATAGTAAAGGGAAGAATAAGTATAGCTTTGTTGGAGATGATGGGACAGAGATAGAAAACGAAGATTTTAATGAAGATGAATCGGAATCCGAGACTAAAACTACGACGGCTACTGACACGGTTCCTGTTAAAAAACCTCACCCTGCTTTCGATA CGCAACACACCCATCTCATGCCAATGCAGGTTCAAGTACCCG ATGGTACAGAGAAATCGAAATGGAAGATTGTATCAgaaaaattcatagaaaacggCCAACCTTGCATTATAATGAAAATGATTGCGATGG atcCTGATGATGAAGAAACTAGGACGACATCTACAACATCTACCAATTACAAATCACGTCATTCTTCTAACAGTATTTCGACATACA AAAGTGGCAACCATCCGACGGATCAGCCCGCTGACGGTGTCAATGGAAATGGACCTATTGTTATTCCGATAAATAACTCAG GTGCAtcacaaataacaataataggCGGCAGAACATCAACAAACTTTGGTTCCGGTACTACAACGACATCAGCTACCAATAGCCCTGGTAGAAACAGCTATGTAACAGCCAGCAATTACAACAACGGGGGGACTTCCTCAGGACACGTCATCACTATAGAAGAACCCAATCAACCACGTGAT GATGCTGCTATAGGAAGGAAAGGAAGCCCAAGTTCCAATGATGCAAATGATACAGGAAGTCCAGGACCTGGACAATCAGATGCTGCTATAGAAAGGAAAGGAGGAAGCCCAAGTTCCAATGATTCAAATGATACAGGAAGTCCAGGACCTGTACAATCAGATGCTCCAAAAGATGGTACTTCTACAGATGCTGGTGAAAAAGGCAAAAGAAGGAAGATAAAAGATGATAAAGGCGGTTCAAGCATGGTTGCTGGAGATAGCAACGGTAGCGGAGCTAATTCGGGTCCTAGAGGTTCAGGAGCTGCGTCCGGCGGCAATGCGGTCGCAGGTGGTACTACCACTGGAAACGGAGGAGGCTCCAGTTCTGTTGCTGGAGCTAGCACAGACAGTGCAGCTAATTCGGGTCCTGGAGGTTCTGGTGCTGCGTCCGGCGGCAATGCGGTCGCAGGTGGTACCACCACTGGAAACGGAGGAGGCTCCAGTTCTGTTGCTGGAGCTAGCACAGACAGTGCAGCTAATTCGGGTCCTGGAGGTTCAGGAGCTGCGTCCGGCGGCAATGCGGTCGCAGGCAGTACTACCACTGGAAACGGAGGAGGCTCCACTTCTGTTGCCGGAGTTAGCACAGACAGTGCAGCTAATTCGGGTCCTGGAGGTTCAGGAGCTGCGTCCGGCGGCAATGCAGTTGCAGGTGGTACCACCACTGGAAACGGAGGAAGCTCCACTTCAGTTGCTGGAGCTAGCACAGACAGTGCAGCTCATTCGGGTCCTAGAGGTTCAGGAGCTGCGTCCGGCGGCAATGCGGTCTCAGGTGGTACTACCACTGGAAACGGAGGAGGCTCCACTTCTGTTGCTGGAGTTAGCACAGACAGTGCAGCTAATTCGGGTCCTAAAGGTTCTGGTGCTGCGTCCGGCGGCAATGCGGTCGCAGGCAGTACTACCACTGGAAACGGAGGAGGCTCCACTTCTGTTGCCGGAGCTAGCACAGACAGTGCAGCTAATTCGGGTCCTGGAGGTTCAGGAGCTGCGTCCGGCGGCAATGCGGTCGCAGGCAGTACTACCACTGGCAACGGAGGAGGCTCCACTTCTGTTGCTGGGGCTAGCACAAACAGTGCAGCTAATTCGGGTCCTGGAGGTTCAGGAGCATCCTCAGGAGGCAGTGTCGTTGTGGGTAGCATAGTTATCCCGGTTCCACCAACTAAAGTCAAAGGCAAAAAACACAAACGCAAGACAGTAAAAGTCGGCGGAGGTAACCCTATCACTGTTGCTTCTGCAAGTTCAACTGCCGCATCGCATATTGGACCTAAAGGAATGGGCGCTGTTTCAGCTGGTAGTGTCGTTGTGGGCAGTATATCTACATTACCAGTCGTAACTATAGTGAAAGGTAAAAAGGGCAAGCGTGAAGTTATCCATGTCGATAAAGGAAGCTCAACAACTGTCGGTTCATCCAGTTCCACTTCTGCAGTTCACACTGGACCGAAAGGATCCAGGGATGACATTCATGATGAAACTAACTTTTCTGGAGATGGTAACACCGATGATGAAAATTCCAGTCTGGAAGGTGATAATTCCAGTCAGGGAGATGGATATACCACTCACGAATGCAACGAACCAGATGAGGACACCGATGACGGAAATAGCGGCTCCGAAGATGGAGGTAACAGCTCTGAAGATGGAAATATCGGCTCCGGAGATGGAGGTACCACTCACGAATGCAACGAACCAGATGAGGACACCGATGAGGGAAATACCGGCTCCGGAGATGGAGGTACCACTCACGAATGCAACGAACCAGATGAGGACACCGATGATGGAAATAGCGGCTCCGGTGATGGAGGTACCACTCACGAATGCAACGAACCAGATGAGGACACCGATGATGGAAATAGCGGCTCCGGTGATGGAGGTACCACTCACGAATGCAACGAACCAGATGAGGACACCGATGACGGAAATAGCGGCTCCGGTGATGGAGGTAACAGCTCTGAAGATGGAAATATCGGCTCCGGAGATGGAGGTACCACTCACGAATGCAACGAACCAGATGAGGACACCGATGATGGAAATAGCGGCTCCGGTGATGGAGGTACCACTCACGAATGCAACGAACCAGATGAGGACACCGATGAGGGAAATACCGGCTCCGGAGATGGATATACCACTCACGAATGCAACGAACCAGATGAGGACACCGATGATGGAAATAGCGGCTCCGGTGATGGAGGTAACAGCTCTGAAGATGAAAATACCGGCTCCGGAGATGGAGGTACCACTCACGAATGCAACGAACCAGATGAGGACACCGATGATGGAAATAGCGGCTCCGGTGATGGAGGTAACAGCTCTGAAGATGGAAATATCGGCTCCGGAGATGGAGATACCACTCACGAATGCAACGAACCAGATGAGGACACCGATGATGGAAATAGCGGCTCCGGTGATGGAG GTAACAGCTCTGAAGATGGAAATATCGGCTCCGGAGATGGAGGTACCACTCACGAATGCAACGAACCAGATGAGGACACCGATGATGGAAATAGCGGCTCCGGTGATGGAG GTACCACTCACGAATGCAACGAACCAGATGAGGACACCGATGATGGAAATAGCGGCTCCGGTGATGGAG GTAACAGCTCTGAAGATGGAAATATCGGCTCCGGAGATGGAGGTACCACTCACGAATGCAACGAACCAGATGAGGACACCGATGACGGAAATAGCGGCTCCGGTGATGGAGGTAACAGCTCTGAAGATGGAAATATCGGCTCCGGAGATGGAG GTACCACTCACGAATGTAACGAACCAGATGAGGACACCGATGAGGGAAATATCGGCTCCGAAGATGGAGGTACCACTCACGAATGTAACGAACCAGATGAGGACACCGATGATGGAAATAGCGGCTCCGGTGATGGAGGTACCACTCACGAATGCAACGAACCAGATGAGGACACCGATGATGGAAATAGCGGCTCCGGTGATGGAGGTACCACTCACGAATGCAACGAACCAGATGAGGACACCGATGATGGAAATAGCGGCTCCGGTGATGGAGGTACCACTCACGAATGCAACGAACCAGATGAGGACACCGATGATGGAAATAGCGGCTCCGGTGATGGAGGTACCACTCACGAATGCAACGAACCAGATGAGGACACCGATGATGGAAATAGCGGCTCCGGTGATGGAGGTACCACTCACGAATGCAACGAACCTGATGAGGACACCGATGAGGGAAGCTCCGGCTCCGGAGATAATAATACCACTGATGAAAGTAAAGAGACCGGAACAAAACCAGGACATAAGAAGCACCACAGACATCATCGCAGACATAAAGACTCCGCTGAATACGACGTCGGTAAAGGATGGGATGATTCAACGGACGGTAGCcctgatcatcatcatcatcatcataggAGACACGTTATCGTCTCACCTTGGAAATGCAAAGGAAAGATTTGCTTCTGTTTCCGAAGATTTAAATATGTGCCGAAATTTCTTCGCGATTTAGTTTTGTAA